The sequence TTATATTATTACCTTTCTTCTTATTAATTAATATTGCTAGGTTTAGATGGTATATAGCATCCTTGAATTCATTCATACCGCATAATACTACCCCTAGATTACTATGTCT is a genomic window of Candidatus Jidaibacter acanthamoeba containing:
- a CDS encoding tetratricopeptide repeat protein → MYKSGNYHEEEILEHLRKALNIDKEIFGHDHYEASVRHSNLGVVLCGMNEFKDAIYHLNLAILINKKKGNNI